One window from the genome of Asterias amurensis chromosome 12, ASM3211899v1 encodes:
- the LOC139945181 gene encoding uncharacterized protein, which translates to MAEARRPNSRNRRRPGKNSSRRDVLKLCTAYLYREDGCERGELCNNLHICRNYMLEQCRAGNSCRFSHDMQSGQIDVMMVRRYGFCLKGETRRKFKSLFAATIRSPKDRSTDESVESIAKNKQLNEAKLMTFLESFSDIEKKATNAQPAKVVKKKTVGPNTSAASNSLEQVPAARTRNPSENAKRRKSTPSTDPQVSEKVSERPSDEKTPQVTTEKIVTQNTVEGSSASGEASSPTSSLSADQELMGAPSSSGERLEVCHFYLRGKCNSDQREHGIYVHCLQPFQWQILDARTKNKSWLNLSKQANSHLEKHFCDVNNKEYTGGIHVCGEKTNTIFMHVVTVTFGKHFSTIQDGFGHVLDVRRLSTLSSTRAGGWRKEYSTHWMWYWKDGTKKWREYPKQVPVQAGNPASSSINTLILERKYLDFMLKGKTACYVFTTDEGKFKINFSRMEQTCLADHRVFEVERRPKYSTLERPANSTQSEADVDESCASNFSADGHSDELNPVAAPKMVNRDVASVEDVKETKSPKEETQPRKDKKEEERPKVADSGALQSVKSRAVCHKTTPPDVASFRGSEGNCSCQPSGAGNPQHLQKEPEASVFVVKKPDVATPKDVTGSALSSRETDRLRENVFRGPHPSHVQDAVRPKEKSKDQQLQEAKPRWNAIDYDHLEATLDKLNDGGRLSSEQASQIHANLTTLVANFKKEGTWTHVPYSLKLKINEAQNLNLEQNPDTSKLKLKAEQSSSVLPLKEASANRVSRKPQLQEANPMWNAPDFDLNHSENSLDKIKVGDTLSPEETAEVQVILKTLEDDDNHMSLAQMIKLLKARKLHIKYDGDGTPKLTLKKEPTSPVLPVKEASAKHVSRKPKSPSSRSLPMAASSNPTDGAIHCTGYQTESVYICTYFLRGRCIFDGDKYNHKRHCRKPFQWQTKDTQRGQTGWQDLPQTENYNVEKIYCDVNNSLYSSRSNDGNFYSDMTIKFDVMTGTVECSYEVDVRRLATVSSVTKSNWEKAFCIEWVWYWLDETQRWIVYSEKNMKGIIAGIDSSSIEQKYLDYESKQGAAKINFTAGGQRYELDFQAMQQKNLHYLTCRRVRRRPKFASMEERKQESKRHKALAEGGSVVVPTTWDNRGARTDEVLVNIRAFTSAEYINIANLFWDTMDDKATIISIQRVQNLELWEDFTKMSERMKKRKRGQPVLQKQLFHGTQEKYKDPISRQNFDWRLSGTTVGTLYGKGSYFARDASFSNSYTLPDSDDCRYVFVAQVLIGDTITGDPSYVRPPPKDLNDPHGELYDSCVDKMSNTEIFVVFEKTQVYPEYLIRYKLKSPSGASNAASAGYVGRQSTAYTPSGGRATARPVYQTHSASSNPSQNYANPNPTPTSYQTSYASRNASANPRSPQTPQTPPPRQRSSPKKEPSSCTIQ; encoded by the exons ATGGCTGAGGCAAGGAGACCTAACTCACGAAACAGAAGGCGACCAGGGAAGAATTCTTCACGTAGAGATGTTCTGAAGCTTTGCACGGCGTATCTGTACCGTGAGGATGGTTGCGAGAGAGGAGAACTGTGTAACAACCTCCACATCTGCCG AAACTATATGTTGGAGCAGTGCCGAGCTGGGAATTCCTGCCGCTTTTCACATGATATGCAGTCGGGACAAATAGATGTCATGATGGTGAGAAggtatggtttttgcctgaaaggGGAAACTCGACGCAAGTTCAAAAGTCTGTTTGCGGCAACGATCAGGTCCCCGAAGGACAGGTCAACAGATGAGTCAGTAGAAAGTATCGCGAAAAATAAACAGCTTAACGAGGCCAAATTAATGACTTTTCTTGAGAGCTTTTCCGATATCGAAAAGAAAGCGACAAACGCACAGCCTGCcaaagttgttaaaaaaaaaactgtaggTCCAAATACATCTGCAGCTTCCAATTCTTTGGAGCAAGTTCCAGCAGCGAGAACCAGAAATCCGTCTGAGAATGCCAAGAGAAGAAAGTCCACTCCAAGCACTGACCCTCAGGTTTCAGAAAAAGTCTCGGAAAGACCATCCGACGAAAAGACCCCCCAAGTTACCACGGAGAAAATAGTAACTCAAAATACAGTAGAAGGATCCTCGGCTTCAGGAGAAGCCTCAAGTCCAACAAGTTCTTTATCAGCTGATCAGGAGCTGATGGGGGCGCCTTCATCTTCCGGGGAAAGGCTCGAGGTCTGCCATTTCTACTTACGAGGAAAGTGCAATTCCGATCAGAGGGAACATGGGATCTACGTGCATTGTTTGCAACCATTCCAGTGGCAGATTCTAGATGCTAGGACGAAGAATAAATCTTGGCTGAACCTATCCAAGCAGGCCAACAGTCATCTGGAGAAACACTTCTGTGATGTCAACAATAAAGAGTACACTGGGGGAATCCATGTATG TGGTGAAAAAACCAACACGATCTTCATGCATGTCGTTACCGTTACATTTGGTAAACACTTCTCCACAATCCAAGATGGATTCGGCCATGTTTTAGATGTCCGGCGTCTTTCGACCCTCTCCTCTACTCGGGCAGGAGGCTGGAGGAAGGAGTACAGCACTCATTGGATGTGGTATTGGAAGGACGGAACCAAGAAGTGGAGGGAATACCCAAAACAG GTACCAGTACAGGCTGGTAACCCAGCCTCCTCAAGCATCAACACATTGATATTGGAGAGGAAATATTTGGACTTCATGTTGAAAGGAAAAACGGCCTGTTACGTTTTCACCACGGATGAAGGGAAGTTTAAAATAAACTTCTCCCGCATGGAGCAAACGTGCTTAGCAGATCACCGTGTGTTTGAGGTTGAAAGGAGACCCAAGTATTCAACATTAGAGCGCCCTGCCAACAGTACACAAAG TGAGGCTGATGTCGACGAGTCATGTGCCAGTAACTTCTCAGCTGACGGACATTCTGATGAGCTCAATCCAGTTGCAGCCCCTAAGATGGTAAACAGAGACGTTGCATCAGTTGAAGACGTAAAGGAAACGAAAAGCCCAAAGGAGGAAACACAACCCAGGAAGGACAAAAAGGAGGAGGAAAGACCAAAAGTTGCCGACAGCGGTGCTCTACAGTCGGTGAAATCAAGAGCAGTGTGTCACAAAACAACACCACCTGATGTAGCTAGCTTCAGGGGGTCAGAGGGAAACTGCTCATGCCAACCATCAGGAGCAGGAAACCCACAACATCTTCAGAAAGAACCGGAAGCGTCGGTGTTTGTTGTTAAGAAGCCAGATGTTGCCACCCCCAAGGACGTAACAGGTAGTGCTCTTTCATCCAGGGAAACCGACAGGCTACGTGAGAACGTTTTCAGAGGACCTCATCCATCTCATGTCCAAGATGCCGTCAGACCTAAAGAAAAGAGCAAGGACCAACAGTTGCAAGAGGCGAAACCAAGGTGGAATGCCATCGACTATGACCATCTTGAAGCTACTCTGGATAAGCTCAATGATGGAGGTAGACTATCATCTGAACAAGCAAGCCAGATTCATGCAAATCTGACAACACTTGTTGCTAATTTTAAAAAGGAAGGTACGTGGACACATGTGCCATATTCACTTAAGTTAAAAATCAATGAGGCCCAAAACCTTAATTTAGAGCAGAACCCAGATACCTCCAAGCTTAAGCTCAAGGCAGAACAAAGTTCCTCCGTCTTGCCTTTAAAAGAAGCAAGTGCCAATCGTGTTTCCCGGAAACCCCAGTTGCAAGAGGCAAATCCTATGTGGAATGCCCCTGACTTTGACCTTAACCATTCTGAGAATTCTCTCGACAAGATCAAAGTTGGAGATACGCTGTCGCCTGAAGAAACAGCTGAGGTCCAAGTGATTCTGAAGACACTTGAAGACGATGATAATCATATGTCATTGGCACAGATGATAAAACTCTTGAAAGCTCGAAAGCTACACATAAAGTATGATGGTGATGGCACCCCCAAGCTTACACTCAAGAAAGAACCAACTTCTCCTGTCTTGCCTGTAAAAGAAGCGAGTGCCAAACATGTGTCCCGGAAACCAAAGTCTCCTAGCTCAAGGTCTCTACCAATGGCTGCTTCCTCCAATCCAACTGATGGTGCTATCCACTGCACTGGTTACCAAACCGAGTCAGTCTACATCTGCACTTACTTTCTCCGCGGAAGATGTATATTTGACGGAGACAAGTACAACCACAAGAGGCATTGCAGAAAGCCTTTTCAGTGGCAGACAAAGGACACACAACGAGGGCAAACTGGCTGGCAAGACCTTCCTCAAACTGAGAACTACAATGTTGAGAAGATTTACTGTGACGTCAACAATTCTCTTTACAGCTCACGAAG CAATGACGGAAACTTCTATTCTGATATGACCATCAAATTTGACGTCATGACCGGTACTGTGGAATGTAGTTACGAGGTTGATGTCCGGAGGCTGGCGACAGTGTCAAGTGTCACAAAGAGTAACTGGGAAAAAGCGTTTTGCATCGAGTGGGTTTGGTACTGGCTGGATGAAACACAGAGATGGATCGTTTACTCAGAAAAG AATATGAAAGGCATCATAGCAGGCATCGACAGCAGCAGTATCGAGCAGAAGTACTTGGACTATGAAAGCAAGCAGGGGGCTGCCAAAATTAACTTCACAGCAGGAGGCCAGCGCTACGAGCTTGACTTCCAGGCTATGCAACAGAAGAACCTACACTACCTTACATGCAGGCGGGTCAGACGGCGACCAAAGTTTGCCAGTATGGAGGAACGAAAACAAGAATCTAAACG ACACAAAGCTCTGGCAGAGGGAGGTAGTGTTGTGGTGCCGACGACCTGGGACAATCGCGGTGCCAGAACGGACGAGGTACTGGTCAACATCAGAGCCTTCACAAGTGCTGAATACATCAATATTGCCAACTTGTTTTGGGACACCATGGATGACAAAGCCACGATCATCTCAATACAGCGGGTTCAGAACCTGGAGTTGTGGGAGGACTTCACAAA GATGAGTGAAAGGATGAAAAAGCGAAAGAGAGGTCAGCCAGTTCTACAGAAGCAACTTTTTCACGGAACCCAAGAAAAATACAAGGATCCCATCAGCCGTCAGAACTTCGACTGGCGACTCAGCGGGACCACCGTCGGTACACTCTACGGAAAGGGGAGCTACTTCGCTCGTGATGCAAGTTTTTCCAACAGCTACACATTACCTGATTCCGATGACTGCCGTTACGTCTTTGTGGCTCAAGTCCTAATCGGAGACACAATCACTGGAGACCCCTCATACGTTAGGCCTCCACCTAAAGACCTGAACGATCCACATGGGGAACTGTATGACTCCTGCGTCGATAAGATGAGTAACACGGAAATATTTGTTGTCTTTGAAAAAACACAAGTGTACCCTGAGTATTTGATTAGGTATAAATTGAAGTCTCCATCCGGCGCGAGTAATGCGGCTAGTGCAGGGTACGTAGGCCGACAATCAACTGCTTATACACCTTCTGGTGGACGTGCTACTGCGAGACCGGTTTATCAAACCCATTCTGCAAGCAGTAACCCATCTCAGAACTACGCAAATCCAAATCCAACTCCAACGTCTTATCAAACCTCTTATGCAAGCAGAAACGCAAGCGCAAACCCAAGATCTCCTCAGACTCCTCAGACTCCTCCTCCGCGACAGCGATCATCTCCTAAGAAAGAACCATCATCATGCACCATACAGTAA